A single Chanos chanos chromosome 8, fChaCha1.1, whole genome shotgun sequence DNA region contains:
- the LOC115817843 gene encoding uncharacterized protein C1orf232: protein MNPLWKVYKSKVLKTLNPDMEEDPAEEVNEAEGDMTTVQPDDGPSAVSQLAKKMQGAGVKGWRSVSSLFNRDDEHQLLESESQPAADHPLAVKPEEPPQPNKRTTGFWDNFATKWHQAAAVKRAEAAAASATEGGVDGGQEVGGEGTGMSQDGGTQERVESDDVGEGEGSGGSGGNSFSKYTTLGGGNEDSPAFKWNFVTSKLAELKNKSMAKGN, encoded by the exons ATGAATCCGCTTTGGAAAGTGTACAAGAGCAAAGTGCTGAAGACCCTGAACCCAGACATGGAGGAGGATCCTGCTGAGGAG GTTAATGAGGCAGAGGGAGATATGACAACTGTGCAACCAGATGACGGACCAAGCGCTGTCTCTCAATTGGCCAAGAAA atgcaGGGAGCTGGGGTGAAGGGGTGGAGGAGTGTGTCCTCGCTCTTCAACAGGGACGACGAGCACCAGCTCCTGGAGTCGGAGAGCCAGCCGGCCGCAGATCA CCCCCTGGCAGTGAAGCCCGAAGAGCCGCCACAACCCAACAAGCGCACCACTGGATTCTGGGACAACTTTGCCACTAAGTGGCACCAGGCCGCTGCCGTGAAACGAGCGGAGGCAGCGGCTGCCTCAGCAACAGAGGGGGGCGTCGACGGGGGTCAGGAGGTCGGAGGCGAAGGTACGGGGATGAGCCAGGACGGGGGGACGCAGGAGAGGGTGGAAAGTGATGATgtaggagaaggagaaggaagcGGAGGTAGCGGCGGGAACAGCTTTTCCAAGTACACCACGCTGGGCGGGGGTAACGAGGATTCGCCCGCCTTCAAGTGGAACTTTGTCACCAGCAAACTGGCTGAGCTGAAGAACAAAAGCATGGCCAAAGGCAACTAG